One Lachnospiraceae bacterium C1.1 genomic region harbors:
- the rapZ gene encoding RNase adapter RapZ, with the protein MKLVIVTGMSGAGKSTSLKMLEDLGYYCVDNLPVMLISKFAELAFAPNSELSKVAVGIDVRTGLDNINLALNALSEQGNAYDILFLDAEDDVLVKRFKETRRAHPLTAHGRIEEGISRERGMLKWLKQHATCIIDTSHMLTRELKTEIGDIYSKNKNYGNLFITVLSFGYKYGIPNDADLVFDVRFLPNPYYIDELKMHTGNDKEVQDYVLQFQEAGTFLDKLEDMIRFLIPNYVIEGKNQLVIAIGCTGGKHRSVTLANKLYERLEKNANYGIKIEHRDIYKDSLRR; encoded by the coding sequence ATGAAATTAGTAATAGTCACCGGTATGAGCGGCGCAGGAAAAAGTACATCATTAAAAATGCTGGAAGATCTTGGTTATTATTGTGTAGACAATCTTCCGGTAATGCTGATATCGAAATTTGCGGAGCTTGCTTTTGCACCTAACAGTGAATTGTCAAAGGTTGCAGTAGGAATTGATGTGAGGACCGGACTGGACAATATTAATCTGGCTCTGAATGCACTTTCGGAACAGGGAAATGCCTATGATATACTATTTCTTGATGCAGAAGATGATGTTTTAGTCAAAAGATTTAAGGAGACCAGGAGAGCACATCCTCTTACAGCTCATGGAAGGATAGAAGAAGGCATATCAAGAGAAAGAGGCATGCTTAAATGGCTTAAACAGCATGCCACCTGTATAATAGATACCAGTCATATGCTTACAAGAGAGCTTAAAACGGAGATCGGTGATATTTATTCAAAGAATAAAAATTACGGAAATCTTTTTATAACAGTTCTTTCATTTGGCTATAAGTACGGAATTCCTAATGACGCTGATCTTGTTTTTGATGTGCGTTTTCTGCCTAATCCGTATTACATCGATGAGCTTAAAATGCACACCGGAAATGATAAGGAAGTGCAGGACTATGTTCTTCAGTTCCAGGAAGCAGGAACATTTCTTGATAAGCTTGAGGATATGATACGTTTTCTAATCCCCAACTATGTAATAGAAGGAAAAAATCAGCTTGTTATCGCAATTGGATGCACAGGCGGCAAACATAGGAGTGTTACTCTTGCCAACAAGCTTTATGAGAGGCTCGAGAAAAATGCCAATTATGGCATAAAGATCGAGCACAGAGATATTTATAAGGATTCACTCAGAAGGTAG